The following is a genomic window from Benincasa hispida cultivar B227 chromosome 7, ASM972705v1, whole genome shotgun sequence.
GTTTTCTGGTGAAGAGATTTCTGTAAAAAGAGATGAATTCAGCCTCTATATTGGTGTCTTTAACCAAACTTATGTTCTGGTAATTGAGAATTTCTGTAATAtagtttttcctcttttttgcAGCAGCAAATTTGTGATAAAAGGATGTGTTTTCATCACCATTGATCAACCAATTTGTTTTGCACTTTTGCCTCCACTTTAATTCCTCATTTGCGTTTAGGGAGAGGAGCTGATTTTTAATCAAATGTCTTCTATCAGCAAGATCACAAGTTATGGGACCATTTTCAGATTCCTGATCAATGGAGGCCAATTCCTTTTGTAGAGAAGCTCTCTGTGTTTCAATGATACCAAAAGTGGATGAATTTCCATGCTTTGATTGCCAACTTCAGACTCTTTAACTTTTGGTTAAAGCCATGACCAGGATGCCCAATTAATGGGTGTCTGCACCACCATGAATCAACAAAAGGGAGGAAGTCTTTGTGGTTTAACCACATATTTTCAAATCTGAAAGGTGCAGGACCCCAATTTTGGTTGCCAAGGGTTAAAAGAAGGGAAAATGGTCTGATGTTGGCCTGTCCAATCTTTTCATGGATGCATCACTGAATTTTGATATAATAGAAGCAGAACAAAGGAAACGATCAATTCTTGTATGTGTGGGATGCATGCGTAAATCAGACCAGGTATATTTCCCATTTGTGAGGTGGATATCAATGAGTTCCCGCTGGTCAATGAAGGAATTGAAGGCCAACATATCTCTATTAGGTCTGTAGCCATTGGAGTTTTCTTGTGGCCAACGAATGAGGTTGAAATCTCCCCCAATGATCCAGTTTTCATCCACAAGGCAGAAGAGATCATGGAGCTCAGTTATAAAATGTTCTTTTTCAGGATCATATGGTGGGCCATAGACACATGTTAACCAGAAATTGTAACCATGATCAAGATTGAAAAGGACAGTGAGGGAGTATGAACCTTTTGTAACTGAAGAGGCACTAAAGGATGGGGCGTTCCACATAATAATAATGCCTCCGAAAGAGCCATATGCATCCATAGATGTCCATTAGATCCCTTTAGAGCTCCAAAgagatttaataaaaataggGTCGATATTGTGGCTTTTGGTTTCTTGGAGAATAACAATGGTTGGGTTGTGCTTAGTGATTAGTCTTTTGATGGTGGCTCTTTTCTTCCATGATCTGAGACCTCTAACATTCCAAGAGAGAATTAACATTAAGATGATTGTGAGCCCTCCCTGTTCAAGGCCTTAGCCTTCTTTTCATAAGAAATGGAGCATTCCAAATTCTTGACTTCACGTAGGCCTCTCCTTTGTTTTTCTGTAagtttgtttctattctttcttGTAGGTATGGACCGAATACAGAGGCTGCATTCTTCAAGCCAGGGAGCCAGGGCAGCAAGGTGTGACATAGGATTCATGGGCTCTAAGTTATGGTAGGGTGGAGGGGAAGAGAGAGTCTGGCCAATGTGAGTCTTTGTGGCTGGGGGATCCCAAGGCACTCTGAAGAGGGCTAGTGAGGTAGCAATTAGAATCGATGTCGGATAAATGTGGGATGATAGCTGTGGAGCATTTGTTGCCAGCAATGAAAGTAGACTGTTTATGGTTGATAGTAACATTTTTTGGTTCGATGTGGGATTTTGGACGGGGGTGGAAAAACAAGGTTTGGTTGGGAGGAGGATGAGGTGGGAACTGTTGAATGGGTTTCCCACAAAAGGGATTGTTGCTGAAGGGCAATTGGAATTCCTCTGGTAGGTAATATTGACCAACGGTTGTTTAAGCAGATGGTTTTGTTTGGAAGCAAAGTCAGGTGGCAGGGCTGGAATTTTGCTAACAGTGAGGGCAGGTTCTGGTCTGATTGGATCCAAAGGTGTGGGGGCTGAGGCCAAGGGTTGATTTGTGGGGCCCGAGATAGAGTTAGGAGGTGGTGGGGCCAGGGATGGGTTCAGAAGAGGTGATGGTGAAGGACAGGTGGGCCCCAAATGGTTGACCAAAAGGGGGTGAGGGGATTGTTGCTGAAGGGCAGTTGGGTTTCCTCTAGTGGGCATTATTGACCAATGGTTTTTTAAGCAGATGGTTACCAATGGGGTTTTAAGCAGATGGTTTTGTTTGGAAGCAATGTTAGGTGGCAGGGCTGGATTTTTGCTAACTGTGACAGGCTGTTTTGATATGTCAACATTACTTTTGAGTCTCTGCTGCCTCTGTTCAGTAAATTCTGTCCCAACAGAGTACTTTTGTTGTGTAGGATCAACATCAATGGgggaatttgaaaatttaacaCTCTTCGTGCCCATGTTTGCCAGTAGTTTGGCCGTAGTGCAATGGATTCCGGCGATAACCCCTATATGGTAATCTGCAATAAAAAACGGGTCATTCGCAACAGCTATGGCCAATGAGGACGTTGAGGGAAGCAAAATTTTTGCCGGGAGGAAACCAGATTGGTTTCTCTTGACTTTGATATTGATCTTCGTCAAATCCATTCTGTTGAGGGTCTTTTTTGCTACTTCCATTAGTCCTCCACAGGCTTTCCCAATGTATTGGAAAGTTTCTAAGGTCCATTTGTCGAAAGGGAGTCCTCTCACTTTTATCCATCCTCAATAAGAGGGGACAACTTGTTTTTCGTGAAAAACATTTTGGCTTCAGGGGGAGAAAAGGACTTTGTAAGAACCAATCTTTTGCCAACCATTGTATTTTCCAAGGATTTTTGCTTGTTCCTTATCTTCACATCTCAGGATGGCCTTGTTGGGCTGAAATGGTGAAAAAGATCCATAGGCTGTGATTTCCGGTTGTATGGCCTTTAGTATTTTGAACCAATCGTCATGGAAGTTTTTCCATCTGATAACCACAATATTGTGGGTGAAGATAGGTGTTAGGAGAAGAGAGAATGGTAGTAGTTGGTTGGTTAATCAATGTTTTTGGCCTCATTAATTTCTTCTCTTTGTTGTCTTTATTCTCTTGCATCTCTTGTTTCTCTTTGTCGTTCACATCAGCCGTATTAAAGAGGGCTTCCTTGTAGGTGGGTTGTTGGCCAACATTATTGTTGGTGGTAGAGTCAGATCTATAAAAAGTGGTGAGGTCTATGAAGAGTTTCCAGCCTTTGCATTGTTCACCCGAGGGAATAATGATTCAATTTCTCCCACCATTCTAGTCTAGTTTCACCAGTTCGATGGAGAAGCCTTTCTTGCTCGAGATTTTTTCTATCCAGATGACTTGATCATCAACTCTGATTTCCTTGAAGAATTTTTGGTTTAATGGAGCAGTATGGAGGGTTCTCATGGCCTCTGTGATCCATGGAGGGTGCTCCAGTGGACAATAATGGAGAAGGACTTGTCTTTTGTTCTCTGTTATGCAGACTTTTGTGCCTCGAGAAGATGGGTCTATGTCGATCTGGAAAAGTTTCTTTTCGAAGGAAATCTTGCAGGTAGGCTGTGTCATGTTGATAAGATGATTGATTGTTAAGCAGGAGCATGGCAGCAAGCATCTTCAGGTAGGTCATGGGTGGGGTTTGGGGAGGTGGGGGGGAAGAAGAGGGAGAGAGGAAGGAGGATGAGCATTTTACTGTTGTGCTTTTCGATTCATAATTAGAAAACCATCACTAACACGGAATGCCAAAGATGTTTCCAATTGTTAACTCGAAACTATGGTTTTGTAGTGCCAGTAAAGATTTACACCAAAAGAAAGCAATGAAAACAGTGGAATGGAGGACTTCTTCAGTGGATCTGGCTTTGTCGTTGAAAATCCTAGCATTATATTCCATAAAATAGCAGCAAGAAATAGAATTATCCCCTTCCTTGTTTGACAATATTATTTCTCTGCGTCAAGATGTAGTCTAGTTCTGTTGCTGCATTCTCTTTTGGTTGTGGAAAATCACAGGAGAATGTTCCATTGGTCGATGAAGTGTCttattctttgttttcttttttcatttgtttattgCATTATTTTCCTCCTACTTTGTTGTCATTATTGGTAAAACAGATGTTTGTGTTAATTACTGTTAGTTTTTTTCGCGTTATATAAAATGGATTTGTTATTTTCTTATAGTTCATGGGCTATTTGAAGTTTGTTTCATTTGAGCTTCATAGGCAAGTTTGTCTCATGCTAGaatttcattctcttaatcgCTCGTTCAAACATCCTTTACCCAATCCTTTTATCTTTTATGATCAAACACAGCAGATAGCAGAATCCCCAGAGtttcatttgttattttcttAGTTCATGGGCTATTTGAAGTTTGTTTCATTTGAGCTTCATAGGCCCAAGTTTGTCTCATGCTAGaatttcattctcttaatcgCTCGTTCCAACATCCTTTACCCAATCCTTTTATCTTTTATGATCAAACACAGCAGATAGCAGAATCCCCAGAGTCAGAACCCTCTCCTGAAGTGTGTTTCGAGTAGTCGAGGTAAATGGGTCTGTGGACACTACTGGAGGGTTGTCTGCTTCTTGCGAATGCACTGGCAATTCTAAACGAAGATCGTTTTCTTGCTCCTCGAGGATTGAGCTTCTCTGAATTCTCGGGAGGTAGAACAAAGTCATTCAAGGGGCAGCTTATTGGCCTTATCTACGCAACACAATACTTAAGAGTTCCTCTCATAATGCTAAATGCAATCTGTATCTTTGTAAAGTTAGTATCTGGATGATGAGTTGCTTATGTGAGATGTGAACTTCATctcttgaaaaatattttctgcCATATTATTCCTGTTTTCTCTGTTCTAATGTAACAATGGGCTACTGTCTCCTTCTGCATTTGTGGAAAGTCATGTTGCACCAATAGCCAAATTCTTTTGGGATATCTCAAGGTTGGAGGACAGAAGATATGGctattttcttattatttttaaaatgtttccCTTTTGAAGTGAGATGGGATGTGGTATTGGTTTCATATTTGTTTGGATCAAGATTACACTATTTTGATTGTTATGCAAATAGGTATTCTTGGCATGATTTGTTATATATTCGTCATATTTTCACTCTGGAAATTTGATGAATACTTGTCATAtttcttattattatcttttttttaccctttttttttaaacttattttttaaataaacgaCCTGTTTTGAAAAACAAAGAGCAAAGAAAAACAACTGATTAATATGGAAAAACGTgagttttattataaatatgttaaattgggTATAATGTACATGTTTATTATTAGTATCTATTGGTCTTGTCACATATCCATTACTTCACGTGTCATGATTTTCTATTTGCCAAATTGCttatagatagtgacatttgaTGAGTTTTGAAAGACATACATTGGACAAAGTTcataaaattggagaaagtgaagaatttagagaaattccttattttatactttgttaatttatatatcttgtttaatttattttaatatttatttatttattatattatattatattatattatatttgttttaatattatattttattagtatcTGTTCTCGTTGTGTTGCTCAAGTTtataacacgttatcagcatgaGCTTCTATCGTTTTCCTTGC
Proteins encoded in this region:
- the LOC120081419 gene encoding immediate early response 3-interacting protein 1-like yields the protein MGLWTLLEGCLLLANALAILNEDRFLAPRGLSFSEFSGGRTKSFKGQLIGLIYATQYLRVPLIMLNAICIFVKLVSG